One window from the genome of Amycolatopsis sp. NBC_01480 encodes:
- a CDS encoding dihydrofolate reductase family protein has protein sequence MGKVVMYSSVSVDGFVADEHDQPGPLFDWLSGGDIPLDESGYVKVSQTSYDYTRPYWDQIGTTIVGRHVFDLTDGWDGKPPSGIDHVVVVTHRPAPEGWDPGAPFHFVDGVEAAVAKAQELAGDRIVEVAAGDVGGQVLAAGLVDEVRMDVVPVVFGSGKRYFGSVEAQHLLEDPDVVQGNRVLHLRYQVKP, from the coding sequence GTGGGCAAGGTCGTCATGTACAGCTCGGTGTCGGTGGACGGCTTCGTCGCGGACGAGCACGACCAGCCCGGGCCGCTGTTCGACTGGCTGTCCGGCGGTGACATCCCGCTGGACGAGAGCGGCTACGTGAAGGTGTCGCAGACCTCCTACGACTACACCCGGCCGTACTGGGACCAGATCGGGACGACCATCGTCGGCCGCCACGTCTTCGACCTGACGGACGGCTGGGACGGGAAGCCGCCGAGCGGGATCGACCACGTGGTCGTCGTGACCCACCGGCCGGCGCCCGAGGGCTGGGACCCCGGGGCGCCGTTCCACTTCGTCGACGGCGTCGAGGCAGCCGTGGCCAAGGCGCAGGAGCTTGCGGGGGACCGCATCGTCGAGGTCGCCGCCGGCGACGTCGGTGGCCAGGTGCTGGCCGCGGGCCTGGTCGACGAGGTGCGGATGGACGTCGTGCCCGTCGTGTTCGGCTCCGGCAAGCGCTACTTCGGGTCGGTCGAGGCGCAGCACCTGCTGGAGGATCCTGACGTGGTTCAGGGGAACCGGGTGCTTCACCTGCGCTACCAGGTGAAGCCCTAG
- a CDS encoding helix-turn-helix domain-containing protein, which translates to MPRPPLDGLIDDLYYLDGAPPYARLTLPPMPSAFLIVNLGAPFRIRAGTDLETAEYADGCVVTTPTRALEFGYPLRTRSIGVHFKPWGPAPFLPMPAAELCDRPVTLEQVWGRPATTELRDRLATADGPQEMLTLLEEELMRRLRETDGLGLVRHASSVIATTSGAVAIGDLSVAAGVSTTHLAQRFKELIGVTPKRLARTHRFAATVFAIDPAGPIDWGALAGGAGYFDQAHFGHEFRAFTGLTPTRYLEVRRRFLLEHPGHVLDSWPLPVD; encoded by the coding sequence GTGCCGCGACCGCCGCTGGACGGGCTGATCGACGACCTCTACTACCTCGACGGCGCACCCCCGTACGCGCGGCTGACCTTGCCGCCGATGCCGTCGGCGTTCCTCATCGTCAACCTCGGGGCTCCGTTCCGCATCCGCGCCGGCACCGACCTCGAGACGGCCGAGTACGCCGACGGCTGCGTGGTCACCACGCCCACCCGCGCGTTGGAATTCGGCTACCCGCTCCGGACGCGGTCCATCGGCGTGCACTTCAAGCCCTGGGGGCCGGCGCCGTTCCTGCCGATGCCCGCGGCCGAGCTGTGCGACCGGCCGGTGACCTTGGAGCAGGTCTGGGGCCGGCCCGCCACCACCGAGCTGCGCGACCGGCTGGCCACGGCGGACGGACCGCAGGAGATGCTGACCCTGCTCGAGGAAGAGCTGATGCGACGGCTGCGCGAGACCGACGGCCTGGGGCTGGTCCGCCACGCGAGCAGCGTCATCGCGACGACCAGCGGGGCGGTGGCGATCGGCGACCTGAGCGTCGCGGCCGGGGTCAGCACCACTCATCTGGCGCAGCGGTTCAAGGAACTCATCGGTGTCACGCCGAAGCGGCTGGCCCGCACCCACCGCTTCGCCGCCACCGTGTTCGCGATCGACCCCGCCGGGCCGATCGACTGGGGCGCCCTCGCCGGTGGCGCGGGCTACTTCGACCAGGCCCACTTCGGCCACGAGTTCCGCGCGTTCACCGGGCTCACGCCGACCCGGTACCTCGAAGTCCGGCGCCGGTTCCTGCTCGAACATCCCGGCCACGTGCTGGACAGCTGGCCGCTGCCGGTCGATTGA
- a CDS encoding VC0807 family protein: MVETTDTAVGRTEGTAGRSLRNPATKTMLKTFFWDFGPPVIVYFLAQLFGASTYVALLAGTVVSGARVLWVAARQRQLDPFALFLLIMFGVGLLLTFVTGDVRFMLAKDSATSAVSGLILLGSCVIGRPLVYYAAKRMAVSSGRQAEFAATAQTPPMRQRWLRICLVWGFGLLAESAVRILGIYVLPLDVAADLSQVLQIGVIAALLFWTVRSAKRPIAVPAAR; this comes from the coding sequence GTGGTTGAGACAACCGACACGGCAGTGGGGCGCACCGAGGGCACGGCGGGCCGGTCGCTCCGGAACCCGGCGACCAAGACCATGCTGAAGACCTTCTTCTGGGACTTCGGCCCGCCGGTGATCGTGTACTTCCTCGCGCAGCTGTTCGGGGCGAGCACCTACGTCGCCCTGCTGGCCGGCACGGTCGTGTCGGGGGCGCGGGTGCTCTGGGTCGCGGCCCGGCAGCGGCAGCTCGACCCGTTCGCCCTGTTCCTGCTGATCATGTTCGGCGTGGGCCTGCTGCTGACCTTCGTGACCGGCGACGTCCGCTTCATGCTGGCCAAGGACTCGGCCACCTCGGCCGTCTCCGGGCTGATCCTGCTGGGCAGCTGCGTGATCGGCCGCCCCCTCGTCTACTACGCGGCCAAGCGGATGGCCGTGTCGTCCGGGCGGCAGGCGGAGTTCGCCGCGACCGCGCAGACGCCGCCGATGCGGCAGCGCTGGCTCCGCATCTGCCTGGTCTGGGGCTTCGGGCTGCTCGCCGAGTCCGCCGTCCGGATCCTGGGCATCTACGTGCTGCCGCTGGACGTCGCGGCCGACCTCTCACAGGTGCTGCAGATCGGCGTCATCGCCGCGCTGCTGTTCTGGACCGTCCGCTCGGCGAAGCGGCCGATCGCCGTCCCGGCCGCGCGCTGA
- a CDS encoding DUF1453 domain-containing protein produces the protein MSGTLQVVLIVAAIAYMLIRRLAGEPAEAKRMLILPAILTVIGITNLDGLSHSGTAVLFLVGTLLISVVLGALRGASIRLSRRNGIVFMRYTWVTVVLWVANIAVKFGGNLLLGAIDKSDAAALGNTVLLTLGVGMLLEGVVVLGRALRSGEQVIWAQGRDGAPHQTSPWLDDLQRQFARRGRD, from the coding sequence ATGAGCGGAACCCTGCAAGTGGTGCTGATCGTCGCGGCGATCGCCTACATGCTGATCCGGCGGCTGGCCGGGGAGCCGGCCGAAGCCAAGCGGATGCTGATCCTGCCGGCGATCCTGACCGTCATCGGCATCACCAACCTCGACGGCCTGAGCCACTCCGGCACGGCGGTCCTGTTCCTCGTCGGGACGCTGCTGATCAGCGTGGTCCTCGGCGCCCTGCGCGGCGCCAGCATCCGGCTTTCGCGGCGGAACGGCATCGTTTTCATGCGCTACACCTGGGTGACCGTCGTGCTCTGGGTCGCCAACATCGCGGTGAAGTTCGGCGGGAACCTGCTGCTCGGCGCGATCGACAAGAGCGACGCGGCGGCCCTGGGCAACACGGTGCTCCTGACCCTCGGCGTCGGCATGCTGCTGGAGGGCGTGGTGGTGCTGGGCCGGGCGCTGCGCAGCGGCGAGCAGGTCATCTGGGCCCAGGGCCGGGACGGCGCGCCGCACCAGACCTCGCCCTGGCTCGACGACCTCCAGCGGCAGTTCGCCCGCCGCGGCCGCGACTGA
- a CDS encoding fatty acid desaturase family protein: MDYVIPAARPEPGRTRGSDYAELSELVKEAGLLRRRPYYYALRGGVTLLVFAGAWVLFALLGGTWWQMGTAVLLAVAYTQLSFLGHDAGHKQIFRGRRANDAVGSGLAGLVGLSYGWWVGKHNRHHANPNVEGADPDIDMPALAFSAPQGQGRTGFLRWMAKYQAFLFFPLLLLEGLDLHWSGIKAVWNGGLRARRLEAALLTVHIGGYLAAVFLVLPLGQALVFIAVHQALWGVYMGCSFAPNHKAMPHLEEGHQLDFLRRQVLTSHNVNGGRWVVVALGGLNYQIEHHLFPSMPMSTLRRAQPLVREFCAAHGISYSQGGLLASYRQILRHLHEVGAPLRAADAARPRP, translated from the coding sequence ATGGACTACGTCATACCCGCCGCCCGCCCGGAGCCGGGCCGGACCCGGGGCAGCGATTACGCCGAGCTGTCCGAACTGGTGAAGGAAGCCGGGCTGCTGCGCCGCCGTCCGTACTACTACGCGCTGCGGGGCGGGGTGACCCTGCTGGTGTTCGCCGGCGCCTGGGTGCTGTTCGCGTTGCTGGGCGGCACCTGGTGGCAGATGGGCACGGCGGTGCTGCTGGCCGTGGCGTACACGCAGCTGTCGTTCCTCGGCCACGATGCCGGGCACAAGCAGATCTTCCGCGGCCGCCGCGCCAACGACGCGGTCGGCTCGGGACTGGCCGGACTGGTCGGCCTCAGCTACGGCTGGTGGGTCGGCAAGCACAACCGCCATCACGCGAACCCGAACGTCGAGGGCGCCGACCCGGACATCGACATGCCCGCGCTCGCGTTCAGCGCCCCGCAGGGCCAGGGCCGGACGGGGTTCCTGCGCTGGATGGCGAAATACCAGGCGTTCCTGTTCTTCCCGCTGCTCCTGCTGGAAGGCCTCGACCTGCACTGGTCCGGCATCAAAGCGGTCTGGAACGGGGGACTGCGAGCCCGGCGGCTCGAGGCGGCACTGCTGACCGTCCACATCGGAGGGTACCTGGCCGCGGTGTTCCTGGTCCTGCCGCTCGGCCAGGCTTTGGTGTTCATCGCGGTGCACCAGGCCCTGTGGGGTGTCTACATGGGATGCTCCTTCGCGCCCAACCACAAGGCCATGCCGCACCTGGAGGAAGGCCACCAGCTGGACTTCCTGCGCCGCCAGGTGCTGACCTCCCACAACGTCAACGGCGGCCGCTGGGTGGTCGTCGCCCTCGGCGGCCTGAACTACCAGATCGAGCACCACCTGTTCCCGAGCATGCCGATGTCGACGCTGCGCCGGGCCCAGCCGCTCGTCCGCGAGTTCTGCGCCGCGCACGGCATCAGCTACAGCCAGGGCGGACTGCTGGCCTCCTACCGGCAGATCCTGCGTCACCTGCACGAGGTCGGCGCCCCCTTGCGCGCCGCCGACGCCGCCCGGCCACGGCCCTAG
- a CDS encoding response regulator transcription factor — translation MTLSLVVVDDQASVREALAVMLDLADGISVVATATHGGEAVEAVERHQPDVVLMDLHMPVMDGVEATGRIKAARPSVQVVVLTTFDDDESILAALEAGASGYLTKEADRAKIEQAVRSAGAGQVVLAPEVQRRLLSLATRRSRPAEEPEFGFTARETEILGLIGEGLRNPEIAGRLFISEATVKTHINNLFAKAGFHSRADAVRYALNTAEPGGYRRQD, via the coding sequence GTGACTCTTTCCCTTGTCGTGGTGGACGACCAGGCCTCGGTGCGGGAGGCGCTGGCGGTGATGCTGGACCTCGCGGACGGCATCAGCGTGGTCGCGACCGCCACCCACGGGGGTGAGGCGGTGGAGGCCGTCGAGCGGCACCAGCCGGACGTGGTGCTGATGGACCTGCACATGCCCGTGATGGACGGCGTCGAGGCGACCGGGCGGATCAAGGCCGCCCGGCCGTCGGTGCAGGTGGTCGTGCTGACCACCTTCGACGACGACGAGTCCATCCTGGCCGCGCTCGAGGCCGGTGCCAGCGGCTACCTGACCAAGGAGGCCGACCGCGCGAAGATCGAGCAGGCGGTGCGCAGCGCGGGCGCCGGCCAGGTCGTGCTGGCCCCGGAGGTGCAGCGCCGTCTGCTTTCCCTGGCCACGCGCCGGTCCCGGCCCGCCGAGGAGCCGGAATTCGGCTTCACCGCACGGGAAACCGAGATCCTGGGCCTGATCGGCGAGGGCCTGCGCAACCCGGAGATCGCGGGACGGCTGTTCATCAGCGAGGCCACCGTCAAGACCCACATCAACAACCTCTTCGCCAAAGCGGGCTTCCACTCCCGCGCCGACGCCGTCCGCTACGCCCTGAACACCGCCGAGCCGGGCGGGTACCGGCGCCAGGACTGA
- a CDS encoding GAF and ANTAR domain-containing protein, protein MTEVEVLRASVLAALGEGGAGRGVDTVGRVCRACVRLLPVDGAAVSVMADAGRRELVYASDEVSTALAELQFSLGEGPCFEAHRTGGPVLVPDLAAGLVSGWPMFAAEAAGHPVGALFTFPLQIGAVRVATLDTYRATPGPLTPAELATALRVADVAALALSGLQADGTGWLDGDGPWLAASVMRHREVHQATGMLIAQLDVSAAGALARMRAYAFGHGRPLAEVAADIVAGRLELDADPGQGPL, encoded by the coding sequence GTGACCGAGGTCGAGGTGCTGCGGGCGAGTGTGCTGGCCGCGCTCGGCGAGGGCGGGGCCGGTCGCGGGGTCGACACCGTCGGACGGGTGTGCCGCGCCTGCGTCCGGCTGTTGCCGGTGGACGGGGCCGCGGTGTCGGTGATGGCCGACGCCGGACGGCGGGAGCTGGTCTACGCCAGCGACGAGGTGAGCACCGCATTGGCCGAGCTGCAGTTCTCCCTCGGCGAGGGCCCGTGTTTCGAGGCCCACCGCACCGGCGGCCCGGTGCTGGTGCCCGACCTCGCGGCCGGGCTGGTGTCCGGCTGGCCGATGTTTGCCGCCGAGGCGGCGGGGCACCCGGTGGGGGCGCTGTTCACCTTCCCGCTGCAGATCGGCGCGGTCCGGGTGGCGACCCTGGACACCTACCGCGCGACGCCCGGTCCGCTCACCCCGGCGGAGCTCGCCACGGCACTGCGGGTGGCCGACGTGGCCGCGCTCGCCTTGTCCGGGCTGCAGGCCGACGGCACGGGCTGGCTGGACGGCGACGGGCCGTGGCTCGCGGCGTCGGTCATGCGGCACCGGGAGGTGCACCAGGCCACCGGCATGCTGATCGCGCAGCTGGACGTTTCGGCCGCCGGCGCGCTGGCGCGGATGCGGGCCTATGCGTTCGGCCACGGCCGTCCGCTGGCCGAGGTCGCCGCCGACATCGTCGCCGGGCGGCTGGAGTTGGACGCCGACCCGGGGCAGGGACCACTATGA
- a CDS encoding sensor histidine kinase, producing MEQVRTPRTRPGRSAEDLLRPFVLAALVVITSVQFATRQVVSPALAATLLAVVVLLLAAAFLPWTRIPVAGQVALALTTSILSAILLPLAQSTIAPGFAFIASVVAGEKLASRRAAAVVAAVGAVTTAVAVWLVEDIDPVDSGWPWWLGLAVAAPVYLGISRQNHRDAVRNAERAYRSEAREVALLERGRIAREIHDVLGHSLSGISLQLDLADALHGKGRDGEANLAVRRARALAVDSIAETRHAIEALREDSLPLSRTLELMALGDSVPLAVTGEQWPVPTEIAHAVIRAAQEALVNAAKHAPGADRSMTLRYTPGTVGLTVANGPAAREPRPGPAAGGGMGLVGMRERIALLGGTLKAGPGADGAGWIVELEIPK from the coding sequence ATGGAGCAGGTGCGGACGCCGCGGACGCGGCCGGGCCGGAGCGCCGAGGACCTGCTCCGGCCGTTCGTCCTCGCCGCGCTGGTCGTGATCACCTCGGTCCAGTTCGCCACCCGCCAGGTCGTTTCCCCGGCGCTCGCGGCCACGCTGCTCGCGGTCGTCGTGCTGCTGCTGGCCGCCGCTTTCCTTCCCTGGACCCGGATCCCGGTGGCCGGCCAGGTCGCCCTCGCGCTGACCACCTCGATCCTTTCCGCGATCCTGCTGCCACTGGCGCAGTCGACGATCGCGCCGGGCTTCGCGTTCATCGCGTCGGTGGTCGCGGGCGAGAAGCTCGCCTCCCGCCGCGCGGCGGCCGTGGTCGCCGCCGTCGGCGCCGTCACCACGGCCGTCGCCGTCTGGCTGGTCGAGGACATCGACCCGGTGGACTCGGGCTGGCCGTGGTGGCTCGGCCTCGCCGTGGCCGCGCCGGTCTACCTCGGCATCTCCCGCCAGAACCACCGTGACGCGGTGCGGAACGCGGAACGGGCGTACCGCTCGGAGGCCCGCGAAGTGGCGCTGCTGGAGCGTGGCCGGATCGCCCGCGAGATCCACGACGTGCTGGGGCACTCGCTCTCGGGCATCTCGCTGCAGCTGGACCTGGCCGATGCGTTGCACGGCAAGGGCCGTGACGGTGAGGCGAACCTGGCCGTCCGGCGGGCCCGCGCGCTGGCCGTCGACAGCATCGCCGAGACCCGGCACGCGATCGAGGCCCTGCGTGAGGACTCCCTGCCGTTGAGCCGGACGCTGGAGCTGATGGCGCTCGGCGACTCCGTCCCGCTGGCGGTGACGGGGGAGCAGTGGCCGGTGCCGACCGAGATCGCGCACGCGGTGATCCGGGCCGCTCAGGAAGCACTGGTCAACGCCGCGAAACACGCGCCCGGCGCGGACCGGTCGATGACGCTCCGGTACACCCCCGGCACGGTCGGCCTGACCGTCGCGAACGGTCCCGCGGCGCGTGAGCCCCGCCCGGGCCCCGCGGCCGGCGGCGGCATGGGGCTGGTCGGCATGCGGGAGCGGATCGCGCTGCTGGGCGGCACATTGAAAGCCGGTCCGGGCGCGGACGGGGCGGGCTGGATCGTCGAACTGGAGATACCGAAGTGA
- a CDS encoding GAF domain-containing sensor histidine kinase produces the protein MADADFRPAGPPFDRGEASSVRARMDALLSAVLAFSARPELEHTADRIVATAVDLVGARYGALAVLDEDGTTTEFAVAGLDDEARDRVGPPPSGHGVLAEIADGPLRVDDLGPLELPAGHPPVRTFLGAPLRARGVLLGRLYLAGKRSGPGFTEDDERAIVALAGAASIAVDNARLHAEARDRQRWLEATGEISSALLSGTDVVEVLRLVASRAVELTGADDALIALPVEPSGALVVTVCAGPHADALTGRRIPLEGSTSGAVLRDHAPRNVPRLEFDLTGAAGLGPALAVRLRSGESTAGVLLAVRAPGAARFDEHQLQIVSAFADQAALALRDAESQSARRELALVVDRDRIARDLHDHVVQRLFAVGLSMQGTHRRTDSPVVAERLTQHIGQLQEVIEEIRSAIFDLHAAPGRKQGLRASLQHAVSDTTGDADIRTTVRISGALDRVPAGLAEHAEAVVREAVSNVLRHANAAELAITVSLDDNLVIDVSDTGSGLPPAVVRSGLRYLEQRAAEAGGSFRLERRESGGTRLVWTVPVP, from the coding sequence ATGGCCGACGCCGATTTCCGGCCGGCCGGGCCGCCCTTCGACCGGGGCGAGGCCTCGTCGGTGCGCGCCCGGATGGACGCGCTGCTTTCGGCCGTGCTGGCGTTCTCCGCGCGCCCGGAGCTGGAGCACACCGCCGACCGGATCGTGGCCACGGCCGTGGACCTGGTCGGCGCCCGGTACGGCGCGCTGGCCGTGCTCGACGAGGACGGGACGACCACCGAGTTCGCCGTCGCGGGCCTGGACGACGAGGCCCGCGACCGCGTCGGGCCGCCGCCGTCCGGGCACGGGGTGCTCGCCGAGATCGCCGACGGCCCGCTGCGCGTGGACGACCTCGGTCCGCTCGAGCTGCCCGCGGGCCATCCGCCGGTGCGGACTTTCCTCGGCGCTCCGTTACGGGCCCGCGGCGTCCTGCTCGGCCGGCTTTACTTGGCGGGCAAGCGATCCGGGCCGGGATTCACCGAGGACGACGAGCGCGCGATCGTCGCGCTCGCGGGCGCGGCCTCGATCGCGGTGGACAACGCGCGGCTGCACGCGGAGGCCCGCGACCGGCAGCGGTGGCTGGAGGCGACCGGCGAGATCTCCTCGGCGTTGCTGAGCGGCACCGACGTGGTCGAGGTGCTGCGCCTGGTCGCCAGCCGCGCGGTCGAGCTCACCGGCGCCGACGACGCGTTGATCGCGCTGCCGGTCGAGCCGTCCGGCGCCCTCGTCGTGACGGTGTGCGCCGGCCCGCACGCCGACGCGCTGACCGGCCGCCGGATCCCGCTGGAGGGGTCCACCTCCGGCGCGGTGCTGCGCGATCACGCGCCGCGCAACGTGCCCCGCCTGGAGTTCGACCTGACCGGCGCCGCGGGCCTGGGCCCCGCGCTGGCGGTCCGGCTGCGGTCGGGGGAGTCGACCGCCGGCGTGCTGCTGGCCGTCCGCGCGCCCGGCGCGGCGAGGTTCGACGAGCACCAGCTGCAGATCGTCTCCGCTTTCGCCGACCAGGCGGCGCTGGCGCTGCGGGACGCGGAGAGCCAGTCCGCGCGCCGGGAGCTGGCGCTGGTGGTGGACCGCGACCGGATCGCCCGCGACCTGCACGACCACGTGGTGCAGCGGCTGTTCGCGGTCGGCCTGTCGATGCAAGGGACCCACCGGCGCACGGACTCGCCGGTCGTGGCCGAGCGGCTGACCCAGCACATCGGGCAGCTCCAGGAGGTCATCGAGGAGATCCGCAGCGCGATCTTCGACCTGCACGCCGCGCCGGGCCGCAAGCAGGGCCTGCGCGCGAGCCTGCAGCACGCCGTCAGCGACACGACCGGCGATGCGGACATCCGGACCACAGTGCGGATTTCCGGTGCGCTCGACCGCGTGCCCGCCGGGCTGGCCGAGCACGCCGAGGCGGTGGTCCGGGAGGCGGTCAGCAACGTGCTGCGGCACGCGAACGCGGCCGAGCTGGCCATCACCGTGTCGCTGGACGACAACCTCGTCATCGACGTCTCCGACACCGGGTCCGGCCTGCCGCCGGCCGTCGTGCGCAGCGGGCTGCGCTACCTCGAACAGCGGGCGGCCGAGGCGGGCGGCAGCTTCCGGCTGGAGCGCCGCGAGTCCGGCGGGACCCGTCTCGTGTGGACGGTCCCGGTTCCCTGA
- a CDS encoding calcium:proton antiporter → MTSRKSSPWLSWTTLAPVIAVVALLLTWGRTLGTLPVVVVAVVLAAAVLAAVHHAEVVAHRVGEPFGSLVLAVAVTVIEVALIITLMISGGPKTGSLARDTVFAAVMITCNGILGLSLLVGAWRNPVTVFNAEGSGSALGTVAALATLCLVLPSFTSARPGPEFSPTQLGFAAIASLILYGMFVLTQTVRHRDFFLPVDAEGAVLEDDEHVAPPTTKAALTSLGLLLVALVAVVGLAKVESPAIESAVAALGFPQSFVGVVIALLVLLPETIAAANAARRGRVQVSLNLALGSAMASIGLTIPAIAMASIWLSGPLELGLDPTQIVLLVITVVVGVLTVVPGRATRLQGGVHLVLLAAFVFLAALP, encoded by the coding sequence ATGACCTCTCGGAAGTCTTCCCCGTGGCTCAGCTGGACCACGCTGGCGCCGGTGATCGCGGTGGTCGCGCTGCTGCTGACCTGGGGCCGCACGCTCGGGACCCTGCCGGTGGTCGTGGTCGCGGTGGTGCTCGCGGCCGCCGTGCTGGCGGCGGTGCACCACGCGGAGGTGGTGGCGCACCGGGTGGGGGAGCCGTTCGGGTCACTGGTGCTGGCGGTCGCGGTGACGGTGATCGAGGTGGCGCTGATCATCACGCTGATGATCTCCGGCGGCCCGAAAACCGGCTCGCTGGCGCGGGACACCGTGTTCGCCGCCGTCATGATCACCTGCAACGGGATCCTCGGGCTGTCGCTCCTGGTGGGCGCGTGGCGCAATCCGGTGACCGTGTTCAACGCTGAGGGCTCGGGCTCCGCGCTCGGCACCGTCGCGGCGCTGGCGACGCTCTGCCTGGTGCTGCCCAGTTTCACCTCCGCCCGGCCGGGGCCGGAGTTCTCGCCGACGCAGCTGGGCTTCGCCGCGATCGCCTCGCTGATCCTGTACGGCATGTTCGTGCTCACCCAGACGGTGCGGCACCGCGACTTCTTCCTGCCCGTCGACGCCGAGGGCGCGGTGCTGGAGGACGACGAGCACGTCGCCCCGCCGACCACGAAAGCCGCCCTGACCAGCCTCGGGCTGCTGCTGGTGGCGCTGGTCGCGGTGGTCGGGCTGGCGAAGGTGGAGTCGCCGGCGATCGAGTCCGCGGTGGCCGCGCTGGGGTTCCCGCAGTCGTTCGTCGGCGTGGTGATCGCGCTGCTCGTGCTGCTGCCCGAGACGATCGCCGCGGCCAACGCCGCCCGCCGTGGCCGCGTCCAGGTGAGCCTCAACCTGGCGCTGGGCTCGGCGATGGCCAGCATCGGGCTGACCATCCCGGCGATCGCGATGGCGTCGATCTGGCTGTCCGGGCCGTTGGAGCTCGGCCTGGACCCGACCCAGATCGTGCTGCTGGTGATCACCGTGGTGGTGGGGGTGCTGACGGTCGTGCCCGGCCGCGCCACCCGGCTGCAGGGCGGCGTGCACCTGGTGCTGCTGGCGGCGTTCGTGTTCCTCGCGGCGCTGCCCTGA
- a CDS encoding GAF and ANTAR domain-containing protein gives MADRERQVTRAFVALADTLVDDYDIADLLHTLVGQCVALLDVAAAGLTLADERGSLQVLASSTEQARLIELFQLNIDEGPCVDCFTGQVPVLVADIAAQSARWPRFAAEAARDGFASVHALPLRLRKQTIGALNLFGHRPGELGADDLGLAQGLADTATIGILQERAIRRGEILSEQLQTALNSRVIIEQAKGVLSVVGGLAMDDAFSVLRDYSRSTNSRLSEVARALADRTLDPRVLLTRSAARER, from the coding sequence ATGGCCGATCGTGAACGACAGGTGACCCGGGCGTTCGTCGCGCTGGCCGACACACTGGTCGACGACTACGACATCGCCGATCTGCTGCACACGCTGGTCGGGCAGTGCGTGGCGCTGCTCGACGTCGCCGCGGCCGGGCTGACGCTGGCCGACGAGCGCGGCAGCCTGCAGGTGCTGGCCTCCTCCACCGAGCAGGCCCGGCTGATCGAGCTGTTCCAGCTCAACATCGACGAGGGCCCGTGTGTCGACTGCTTCACCGGCCAGGTGCCGGTGCTGGTCGCCGACATCGCCGCCCAGTCCGCACGCTGGCCACGGTTCGCGGCCGAGGCGGCCCGCGACGGGTTCGCCTCGGTGCACGCGCTGCCGCTGCGGCTGCGGAAGCAGACCATCGGCGCGCTGAACCTGTTCGGCCACCGTCCGGGCGAGCTCGGGGCCGACGATCTCGGGCTGGCGCAGGGCCTGGCCGACACGGCGACCATCGGCATCCTGCAGGAGCGGGCCATCCGGCGCGGGGAGATCCTGTCCGAGCAGCTGCAGACCGCGTTGAACAGCCGGGTGATCATCGAGCAGGCCAAGGGCGTGCTCTCGGTGGTCGGCGGGCTGGCCATGGACGACGCGTTCAGCGTCCTGCGCGACTACTCCCGCAGCACCAACTCCCGGCTGAGCGAGGTCGCCCGCGCCCTCGCCGACCGGACACTCGATCCGAGGGTCTTGCTGACCCGTTCGGCGGCGCGCGAGCGCTGA
- a CDS encoding HPF/RaiA family ribosome-associated protein: protein MEVQISTDNNVHGGDELNQYVEAELRSALSRFSDHLTRLEVHLGDEIASGAEGVDRRCVIEARPAGRPPVAVTHHAGSVDEALGGAVRKLESLLETKYGRTDHRKGGDSIRHSPTGDPR from the coding sequence ATGGAAGTCCAGATCAGCACCGACAACAACGTGCACGGCGGGGACGAGCTGAACCAGTACGTCGAAGCCGAGCTGCGGTCGGCGCTGTCGAGGTTCAGCGACCACCTGACCCGGCTCGAAGTCCACCTGGGTGACGAAATCGCTTCCGGCGCCGAAGGCGTGGACCGCCGATGCGTGATCGAAGCCCGCCCCGCCGGCCGCCCGCCCGTCGCGGTCACCCACCACGCCGGCTCGGTCGACGAGGCCCTCGGCGGCGCGGTGCGCAAACTCGAAAGCCTGCTCGAGACCAAATACGGCCGCACCGACCACCGCAAAGGCGGCGACTCCATCCGCCACAGCCCCACCGGCGATCCACGATGA